One Natronomonas gomsonensis genomic window, GATGGCGCTGCTACAGGAGGACATGCGCCGCCTCCTGTCGTATCACATCATCTCACAGGTCGGCTACATGGTCGCCGGCGTCGGCATCACGACGGAGTTGGCGACCGCCGGCGCCTTCGGCCACGTGTTCAACCACATCCTGTACAAGGCACTGCTGTTCATGTCCATCGGCGTCGTCATCTACCGGACCGGCATCGAGGACATCACCGAGGTCGGCGGCCTCTGGAAGGTGATGCCGCTGACGTTCATCTCGTATCTGTTCGGCGCGGCGGCCATCTCGGGGGTCCCCGGCTTCAACGGCTTCGTCAGCAAGGGCATCGTCATCGCCGAAGCCCACCACATGCACAACATCAACGTCGTCCCCGAGAGCATCCCGTTCGTCGGGACTGATCTGCTGTGGTGGCTGCTCATCATCGGTGGCATCGGGACGTTCATGTCGTTCATCAAGTTGGGCTACTACGTCTTCTTCCACGGCCCGGCGAGTATCGACCCCGACGACGCGAAACTCGGACAGGCCGGACCGATGCTGGCGGTCGGGAGCCTCTGTCTCGCCTTTGGACTCTTGCCGAACGTCCTCTTCGAACTCCTGCCGTACACCGAGGTGGTGACGGCGGAGTACACCACCTACACCGTCCCACACGTCGCGGAAGGCATCGCCTTGGGCGTCGCCGGCTTCGTCGGGTTCTTCTCGCTGAAGAACGTCCTCTCGCGGCTGACGTGGATTCCCGATGTGGACCGCGTGCTCAACCCCGCCGTCTTCTACGGCGGCCGGGCGCTCGTCGTCGCCGTCACCGAGACGTGGGCGGCGGTCGACCGCGTCGCCGTCGCCGTTGCAAGCGGGGCACTCCGCGTCGGCAGCGACCCACAGCACTACGCCTACGCGACCGCAAAGCGACTGCCGGGCATCGAAGCGGAGGCCCGTCCGAACGGCGGCCGCCCGGGAACCATCGACCTTCAGGTGTCGATGGGGACCAGCGTCTTCCTCATCGTGATGACGCTGCTCGGCGCACTCGCGGTGCTGTTGTTGTAGGGAGAGTCCCACCGATACCCAGTTATTTACCTATTCGAGCGAACAGTCCGCTGTATGCCCTCCAAAATCGAAGACGTTCTGTTCAGCGAGCCGTCCGGCCGATGGAGTGCCACGGTCATGTTCGCCGGGTCGCTCCTCTTTCTGAGTAGCTACGTGTACTTCGGGGTGTTGGGTGATTCGTCGACGGTCCACGAGCTCTTCTTTGCGGTCGGACTGGCACTATCCGGAATCGCCGAATCCCTGCCGACGGAGCGACGCCGGACGGCCGGCGGCTTTCGAATCGCGGCGATGCTCGTGTTCGTGACGCTACTCGGCCTTCTCGCCTTCGCTCCGGAGTTCATCATCGGCACGCAGTAAGGGCGTTGAGCTACCCACGGCTAAAGCCGTGGGATTCAGCGTGGACTCCCGTTCTCGCCTCGGTCGAGGCAGGTGATTCATACTCACCGTTCACGTTCAGCGTCCCGCTGTTCAAGCGCACGCCCAAGGGTGCGCCTTCGTCGCCCCCAGTTTGGATGCGACGAAGATACCGTAACCCGATGTTCTTCGCGGCGTTGTAGTCGGCGTGGTTCTCGTACCCGCATTTCTGACACTCGAAGGCTTCGCTCTCACGGTTGTCCGGATGCGTGAAGCCACAGTGAGAACAACGCCGACTCGTGTTCTCAGGGTCAACCTGCTCCACAGAGATGCCGGATTCTTCGGCTTTGTATTCGACATACTCGTAGAGACGGTCGAACGCCCACTTGTGCCCCCACGATGCACCAGTCCG contains:
- a CDS encoding Na(+)/H(+) antiporter subunit D; protein product: MIESVPPFVPVLIAAAIAAVAPRKVGHAVGFLATAGVAVGALLVPDGTLIAGQLFGFETVLYQVDDFSRLMGLIFGLIGAAAVLYSYSSEADGKQTAAALGYVGTSLGAVFAGDWLTLVFFWELMAVTSTLLVWYYGGRAVRTGFRYALAHGIGGTIVLGAVVWQYVEVGSFLFSEATGIVGPVAPVLMAVGIGVNVGFIGLHTWLPDTYPSPHIAASVFLCVYTTKTGVYAMFRAFPEGHLWIAYMGGAMAVFGASMALLQEDMRRLLSYHIISQVGYMVAGVGITTELATAGAFGHVFNHILYKALLFMSIGVVIYRTGIEDITEVGGLWKVMPLTFISYLFGAAAISGVPGFNGFVSKGIVIAEAHHMHNINVVPESIPFVGTDLLWWLLIIGGIGTFMSFIKLGYYVFFHGPASIDPDDAKLGQAGPMLAVGSLCLAFGLLPNVLFELLPYTEVVTAEYTTYTVPHVAEGIALGVAGFVGFFSLKNVLSRLTWIPDVDRVLNPAVFYGGRALVVAVTETWAAVDRVAVAVASGALRVGSDPQHYAYATAKRLPGIEAEARPNGGRPGTIDLQVSMGTSVFLIVMTLLGALAVLLL